A genomic region of Eucalyptus grandis isolate ANBG69807.140 chromosome 5, ASM1654582v1, whole genome shotgun sequence contains the following coding sequences:
- the LOC120293292 gene encoding uncharacterized protein LOC120293292: MGLVVVISLPLILFCLLLGFGCYFFGRARGRQDIRTNPQVYGTPTPPPGTFASPPPPFPHFKPPHPDENV, encoded by the coding sequence atgggtcTGGTGGTGGTGATCTCGCTGCCGCTGATCCTGTTCTGCTTGCTGCTCGGCTTCGGGTGCTACTTCTTCGGACGAGCCCGGGGGAGGCAAGACATCCGCACCAACCCCCAGGTGTACGGCACCCCGACCCCGCCCCCCGGCACTTTtgcttcgccgccgccgccgttcccGCACTTCAAGCCGCCCCACCCCGACGAAAACGTCTGA